A stretch of DNA from Cannabis sativa cultivar Pink pepper isolate KNU-18-1 chromosome X, ASM2916894v1, whole genome shotgun sequence:
tatacttgggaccaagtaaattatattctaattgggaggttataaataaatagagttacactaaaaaaaaaaaattaaaaaaccaaagaatatcaatgtaacaataataacaataaataatcattaatactatatcataataaaaatattttagaataaatataatactcacacatgtattataatttaaaatgaaaatattaattttacataaataaatttacaaaatacatgtatatattttattaagatgtaattattcttgtatagaggtatactttcttaatacgggacttagaaaatgtataactaattacaatttagagattattcttatttataattggcccaaatcgggacttgatttttttataacaaattataagttattcttgaatagagtattcttaaatagaggttctactgtagtaTGAAGTGTTTAacgattttattaataattactcAATGAACCCAACAATAGCAATAGGAATTAGGATGCCAAGTTACCATGCATTGGTGCCTTTTAGTTTTAGTGTTTATCATTTCTGTGTCGAAGATTGCAAATTTAGTTACTTTTGGTTCTCTCCCAAAGCTAAGAAAGCAAAGTATCAGCTACcatcatttttaatatttcagCACAGAACCGATACCCTATTGGCTTTTGACTTTATGGGTTGCGTTTCATAATTACAAATTAATTACCtaaatcatcaaaaaaaaaaaaaacttggtgCCCTCATGGTtgtgaaaaatacaaatatttaaattaaaagcaCGATTATTGGCTGCTAATTGACAGCTTGGGCCCAAGTCTTGGCATGTGCAAACTGATTGGATGCTTTTATTTATGAGAATCTTCCCATATAATCAGATCAGATAGACACTATTTTAATTGGGAAAAATACAACTCAATgatcaaaaattgaaaatttgaaGGAAGTCCTCTCTTAAGTTCAAGCTGATGAGAACATTAGAATTGTCTGTGAACTCTTAAATGATTCTTAAATTCATAAACTTGTCATTAGAAAAAGGGAGAAAAATAATGTATCAATTCTCTTTCCCCTTAAGTGTTTATTACAATGCTATATTAATAGTTTATTGTAACAAATTATTGAGATATCATTACCCTCTAAATTAATGATTAAAAGGTCAACTCATGGATCCATATGGTACTATAGTATACATAACATTTTACAAACTAAGCATGCACAGAAAAAGAGCCAAAAAAGAACACAGGCTTCAGCTTCACAAAAATCACTAGATGCACAAGCAAAATTAATCTGTGGAATATAAGATAATATATACAATTCTAATGTTCTATCCAATCAGGCTATAATGAATATGATACAAATGAAATTGAAACGTCAGTGGGTATGTTTGAAATCATCATCTCTGTTCAACTTAAGAGCATGTAGGAAGAATGAACTAATGATACAAGAAAGTTAGCTCCAGAATTAGGAACTTACCAATTAGGACCTGATACTTTCGATTTAGTTTCATTGCCTATACTACTGGAAGATACCTACAACCAAAGGGTGTTAACTGTGATACTGGTGAAAGCCGGAACTTGAGAGATTACCTGAGCCACTACTGCTGATGGATCTCTCGATATCATCAATATCAGCGACTAAAGGAATTGGTCGTTCTGGGATATTGGGAACTGACAAGTCTGTTTCTAACATTTTCACAACCTGATCCATAGTTGGCCTGGCATACAACTGTGGATGAGAACAGAGAACAGCAATTAACACATACTTTTCTAAGATTTCAGGCACACCCTTTTCTGGCATATTATCTTCAATAACATCTAAAGCTCTCCCTTCCCTTACTAAAGACCATGCCCAATCTGTTACAAGAGAGGGTTGGCTCTCATCATTCACAAGAAGTGCTTTCTTCCCACTTAAAAGCTCAAGAAGGACAACACCAAAGCTATACACATCACTTCTCTCTGTCAACTGGCCATACAAGGCATACTCTGGAGCTACATATCCCATAGTTCCAGCTACCCTCGTGCTCAAATGTGTCATTCCCTCAGGTGTGAACTTTGCAAGTCCGAAATCAGCCACCTTGGCTTCAAATGTCTCATccaaaagtatattattagctTTAATATCTCTATGGATGATTGAGGGTTGTGCTCCATAATGCAAATATGCCAAACCCCTTGCGGTCCCCAGGGCAATATTTTGACGAATAGGCCAACTGAGCTTGTTATCAGGAGATCCAAACAAGTGGTCATAAAGAGACCCATTTTTCATCAAATCACACACAATGATTCTTTGATGACCCTCATAGGGAGTAGTAGCAATGCAATAACCTCTCAAAGCAACAAGGTTGACATGTCTAACACTAGCAATAACCTCAACCTCATGAGCAAAATTAGTATCTCCTGAAGCTGAACAATTCTTAAATCTCTTCAAAGCAACTTCACTACCATCAAGCAAAACCCCTTTATAGACATTCCCATACCCTCCTCTCCCAACTATGTTATCCCTAGAAAAGTTTCTAGTTGCCTTCTTAATCTCATCAAAAGTAAACTTTATCAAATTAGTACTGCCACTAATGGACTCTAAAGCCGAACCCAAacctctctctctatctttaGAACGTTCCTCCTTCCTCTTCTTCACCTTATACTCCTTATGTTTATGCCATAACAACCAAACCCCACCAATTATCACGAGCAACCCTAAGCCAGAACCAATCAAAGCGACGAAAATCACAACTTTCTTCCGCTTCTTCGTACCTGTTGATCCCGGAGTCGCGAAATCGAGCAAAAACAAGCAGTTAGCCGTCCCTATATCCGTAGGTCCAAAATGGTTGGCGAAAGCCGCCGCGTAAATCGACGGGAACGCCGTGCAATCGGAGACGTTCCCGATGGAAGCTCCGATCAAATACGAAGCCCGCAAATTGGACAGGCTGGTTGTGCAAGCGGCGCAGGGCGAACCATTGAGTAACGACTGGTTACAATTATCAACTATACTGTTCACCACCGATTTGGGGACAACGGCTTCGAACTGCGCCCTGGTGGTGATGTTCATGCAACCCTGGGAGATCCAGCTGGTCTGGAAGCCACACTTGGACAGAATATCGAAATTAGGAACGTAATCCTTAAGCAGGTTTTGGTAATCGGACCAGCACGATTCAGACGAGTTGAGAGGAGGTACAAACGAGTTGGTGAGTCGGAGATAGTTCGACTGGACGAGTCGGAGGCTCTGGAGGACATACCGACACTCAGTGGCGACGTCAAGAGAACGCCGTTTAGGGCTCGGAGCTAGTTGCCGGAGGACGGTGAAGTTCAAAGGGCACGAAACGGCATCGTTTTGAAGCTGAGTTAAGGCGACGGAGTTGAAGCAGGATAGCAGTAACAAAAGCCGGAGGGCGACGAGGAAGAGGGCAGAGAAGGACATTTGGGCCTAGGGTTTCATGGAAGGAAAAACAGACAGAAGAGACAGAAGAAGAGTTTGGTGGTGGAAGAGGAATAATGGTGGGATTGAGTGAAGTAAGGCAGCCAGCCAGTTATGACAGTTGAATATGGAGATTTTGGAGATGGAAGGGAAATTGATATGAAACTTCCCCCCAAAACGACATCGTTTCTTTTCACCTAACCTTACTTGCTCATCCAATTGGGCCTGGCCCAGTCCAATATTTCAAAGCTCAGTGGGCCCAACATTCGCCGGCTTTGCTTTATCTCGGAATATTATATACACTTTTTTATGGTTGTATTATAATATGatataaaagataaaatttCAAGTGGAAAATAAAACTGTCCTGAGCACTATAATGGTTATATTGATGCGTTATAAATTAATTGATTCACTGATTTTGGATGTAAGCTTCGTCTAAAGTCATCAAACTTTGTCCTTATCAGTTAATTACTATTTTTGGTAGCGGAGATAAGTGAGAGGAAAGAAAAAAGTGTGTTTGGTTAGAAAGTAAAGGTGGAACAGAAAAAGATTAGTGGAAAGAAAAATTTCGACAATGgaagaaccaaaagaaaaataaattatgctTAGTTAGACAGAAAAAGGTTTAAGAAAAAACAGAAAAGAAGGGAAAAAAAATGGGTGAACAGTGCTTGATAGGCGGCGGTTTGCGACGAGGTGCTTGGCTGGGTTGTCGGGGTTTAATACTTGTCAGGCCGATCCTGAGAATGAAgatcttttattaaaaaatggtATACCATAGTCATTAAAATCAATCTGATACATTAATTTATTTGAGagtattttaagaaaaaaaaaaactgtctaCTACATGGTTAATagtatttaagaaaatagttagtTGAGTTCACAAATTTGGATTGATTTAATACATTATGGTACACTAATTTTTCACAGATGATCTTAATTCAATCCTAAGATATATTgagcagaaaaaaaaattatcatttaaaaaagatgccGTTTTTAAAAGTGCTAAAATAGTCTTTTAAGAGTCATTTACaacaatagtaaaaataagagaaagaattttttcaattcaacAAGAGTCTTGATCCAACTTTAAAGTATATTTTACTAAACTACCAGCATGGTTAGCATTGCTCCAAACATGTGAAACAACAACTCaggaaaaaagaataaaagacaACGAACATCCATAATTAAATCTAAGAAACACGATAAATCTGTCAAACTAGAATTCAAAGCATTAGAGACTCTAAGTGCATCGATTTCAATATGAGTAATATGTATTTGTTCTTGCATCACCCCATTAAGGCTATGAAAAAGGATCTTAGCTTCTATTTCATCTGAACGAGAACAATCTTGAACTGGCTTTGAGAGAGCGGCTATCACACGACCTTGATTGTCTCGAACAATGGCACCAGTATAAACTTGCCTCCAAAATTTAGAGATTTTTGCTCCATCAATCCATATTAGAATAGTGTTCAAATCTGTGCTCAAGCATCTCTAACCAAGCCACTTTTTAATCTCCTGTAAATAAGTCATGCTGAAATGATAGTTAAAGTAAAGATGCTCCACAGATTTAGCCTGAAAATTACACAATAGACATGTATTCGTTTGACAAATATTGAATTTCATTAGTCATCTCTTGTTTGCAACCTTTGTAGAACAGCTAGCCAAAGTATAAAACGATACTTTAGAATGGATAGTCTCTCCTAAACTTGATTAGTCCAATTTACTTTCTCATAAGTAGGAAGAATAGCCTTATAAGCATGGTTGATGGAGTATCGGTGAGCTAAGAACTGTTGCTCACAACAAAACTGCTTAATTTTGTCCTTCACAACCACTATTTGCCTCCAATACCAGCTACTCTGCATGTTGGAAGAGTAGTTCCATCAGTTTTAACCCTTCAAGTAAACACTATGAACCTATTTCACCCAAAGATTATCTTGCTTTGAAGAAATGGCCCACACATACTTGTCAAGCCGCTTGATTCCAAATTAGTAACATTCTAAAACTCAAGCCACCTTCTTTCCGAGACTTACAAAGCTTTGCCCAAGATACATAACCTGAACCATTATGTTCTTCTTTACCTTTCCAAAGAAAAGCTCTACAAATAGCATTTATTTGCTTCAGTATCTTCTTTGGTAATAACATGATTTGTGCCCAATAAGAATGAATGGATACTAAGATTGAGTTGATTAAAGTTACTCTTCCAGCAAAGAAAATGTTCCTTGAGCTCCGAACTCTAATGCGAGCCACCATTTTTTCCAATATACACAAGCATTCAGGAGTTAACAGTCTCTTCACACAAATAAGAATACCCAGGTACTCAAAAGGCATGCAACTCCTTGTAAACCCTGAAGCATCTAGAACTCTTTGGACTTCAACTTCTTCCATTCCACTACAATAAATTGCTTACTTGGACTCACTAGGTTGTAAAACCAAAGCAGAAGAGAAAAGTTTTAATCATTGGAGCATAAAATAGATAGACTTGAAATCACCATTGTAGGAAAGCAACACATCATCAGCAAAGCATAAATGATTCAACTGAAGGCCACAACACCTCTCTTGGTACTTGAAACCATCCATCCTCCTAACCTTCATCATAATCCGAGATAGGTACTCCATCCCCAATACAAAAAGCAATGGAGACATCAGGTCACCTTGACAAAGACCCCTTTTAGCTCCAAAAAAATCTTTGCATTTGCCCATTAATTATCAAACTGAACTGAGAAGTTCGGATACAAATCATGATCAAATCTATAAAACTCTGAGGAAAATTGAAAGCTTGCAACATTTCTTCAATGAATCCCTATTATATGGTATGATAAGCTTTCTTCACATCCAACTTAATCATACAATTAGGCCTCTAATTCTTTCTTCTATAAAATCTAACAAGGTCTTGGCACACCATTACATTATGAGCAATGTATCTATCATGGATAAAATAGCTTTGattttgagaaatcaaattattAAACACAAGTCTAAGCCGAGAGCAGATAAGCTTAGTCACAACCTTGTAAATAACATTACAATAAGATATATGACGAAATTCACTAACATTTGCAGGGTATTTAttcttcaaaattaaaataatgataGTTGAATTGATTTCTTTCAATATTTTACCTGAGTAAAggaaatttaatattattatttattgatctctttattatttattttaattatatataatttgtatataaaattaaaaatatgtttctcataattaataaaatgtataataaattataaataaatttttatgcacatataatataattaagtactatacatgaaattataaatttctcataatatttaataataataataataataataataataataataataataataataaaaagaaaaaagagtctCCCGATAGCTTCGGACTGCTGAAACTACCTGGGAAGAAGAAGTCCCTTCATGGTAAGGGTGAAGTTCGtgattttctttgttttgtgccTGGTTTTTGTTCTTGTTAACAGTGATAGGGTTATGGATTTAGAATTGGTTAATAGGCTATCTGAAGTCTTGGTTCTTGATGAGGGAGATGGCCCTGTTCTACCTCTTAACAAGGTAGGGATTGCAGAGGGTAAGAAGAAACTTGATTTGTGTTTGATTGGGAAGGTTATTGGTCCTAGACCAGCCAATAAGGATGGGATTGAGAGAGCAATGAAAGGGATTTGGAAGATAAATCACAGATTCCAGGTTGAAGAATTGAGTTCGAAGAACACTTTTCGATTTTCCTTTGGCTGCCGTGAGGATAGGCAGAGAGTTTATGGTGGTGGCCCTTGGACTATTGACAAACAATTGATATGCTTTGTCAAACCGATGGGTCTAGGTGAAATTTCAAAGATGAATTTTGATTTCACATCTTTCTGGATCTCAATTAATAATGTGCCTTTAGCTTGTATGACGGAACTTTTCGCTCGGGAATGGGGTGAACGGATTGGTAAATTGGAGGACATCAAGATTGTTAATGGCACCATGAAAGTGAGGGTAAGAATAAATATCACCGAGCCTCTTAAACGGGGGCTGCGGGTTGCGATTGATGATAATGGGAATGAGGTTTCTCTCCTCTTTCAATATGAACACTTACCGGATTTTTGCTATGATTGTGGCATCATTGGCCATAAGGCTTTAGATTGTCCCCTGCGAGACTTTGGTGGAGATAACCCACGGATTGACAATGGGAGATTTGGTTCATGGCTGTGTGCTCCGACATCTCCTCCCCGTGATAATTTTCGATTCAACAGAAAACGAGCGGACTCTCCTTCAAGCAGACCGATCATGACGATGGGCGAAGCTTCTAGAATCATCTCGGCAGTGGAACGGTCTCGGCCTCGTTATTCTGGCCCTACCCCGGAGCAGTTGGCTCCGACTTCTGTCTTGGAAGCTCGTGAGCGTGAAGAGGAGGAGAAGAGTGTTGCTGGTGTTGATCCTGGTATTAATGGTGATATGGGTGAAGTTAATAAAGTTGATATGGTGGGTGGTGGTGTTCATTGTGTTATGGCTGAGGTTAATAAAGATA
This window harbors:
- the LOC115702928 gene encoding probable LRR receptor-like serine/threonine-protein kinase RKF3, which produces MSFSALFLVALRLLLLLSCFNSVALTQLQNDAVSCPLNFTVLRQLAPSPKRRSLDVATECRYVLQSLRLVQSNYLRLTNSFVPPLNSSESCWSDYQNLLKDYVPNFDILSKCGFQTSWISQGCMNITTRAQFEAVVPKSVVNSIVDNCNQSLLNGSPCAACTTSLSNLRASYLIGASIGNVSDCTAFPSIYAAAFANHFGPTDIGTANCLFLLDFATPGSTGTKKRKKVVIFVALIGSGLGLLVIIGGVWLLWHKHKEYKVKKRKEERSKDRERGLGSALESISGSTNLIKFTFDEIKKATRNFSRDNIVGRGGYGNVYKGVLLDGSEVALKRFKNCSASGDTNFAHEVEVIASVRHVNLVALRGYCIATTPYEGHQRIIVCDLMKNGSLYDHLFGSPDNKLSWPIRQNIALGTARGLAYLHYGAQPSIIHRDIKANNILLDETFEAKVADFGLAKFTPEGMTHLSTRVAGTMGYVAPEYALYGQLTERSDVYSFGVVLLELLSGKKALLVNDESQPSLVTDWAWSLVREGRALDVIEDNMPEKGVPEILEKYVLIAVLCSHPQLYARPTMDQVVKMLETDLSVPNIPERPIPLVADIDDIERSISSSGSGNLSSSGFHQYHS